From the Lancefieldella sp. Marseille-Q7238 genome, one window contains:
- the metG gene encoding methionine--tRNA ligase, whose translation MSEDKRPYFITTPIYYVNAKPHLGTAYCSLLCDVQARFRRAAGYDVFFLTGMDEHGEKVAQAAADHGMEPQEWCDSQVPYFKDLWRELGVSYDDFIRTTEPRQRRAVQYLWERMRETGFIYKGSYDGWYCVHEETYFTETQVDKADEEHETPGQHLCPDCHRPLERVTEESWFFKLSAFQDRLLALYEEHPEFVEPDFRLNEVRSFVASGLQDVSVSRTSFDWGIPVPFDEGHVTYVWFDALLNYYTAIGYGDSSPEAAALRKRFWPAQMHMVGKDIIRFHCVIWPAMLMALGESVPERVFAHGFLNVRNSETGALEKMSKSRGNAIAPEDVIELLGVEGYRYYFMTDVTPGEDSGISFDRMEQVYNADLANSWGNLVSRSLNMSDKYFEGATPDVNGADVPLDNPLRARAEGIYERYFACMDRMDYVGAKDVVMELVHAANHYIEDSAPWVVAKDPARAGELKEIIYALLEAIRISAHLLMPFMPQTSAEVLHRMSLGDDEIASDNLARDCAWGGLAGGLPVSKGAALFPRLTSKK comes from the coding sequence ATGTCCGAAGATAAGCGGCCGTATTTCATCACCACGCCCATTTACTATGTCAACGCAAAACCGCATCTTGGCACCGCGTACTGCTCGCTTCTTTGCGACGTGCAGGCGCGCTTTCGCCGTGCGGCTGGCTACGATGTTTTCTTTCTTACCGGCATGGACGAGCATGGCGAGAAGGTCGCGCAGGCCGCGGCCGACCATGGTATGGAACCGCAGGAATGGTGCGATTCGCAAGTTCCGTATTTTAAGGATTTGTGGCGCGAACTTGGCGTCTCCTACGACGACTTTATCCGCACTACCGAGCCCCGTCAGCGCCGTGCCGTGCAGTACCTTTGGGAGCGTATGCGCGAGACCGGCTTTATCTACAAGGGTTCCTATGACGGCTGGTATTGCGTGCATGAGGAAACCTACTTTACCGAGACGCAGGTGGACAAGGCTGATGAAGAGCACGAAACGCCCGGTCAGCACCTGTGTCCTGACTGCCATCGTCCGCTTGAGCGTGTGACGGAGGAGTCGTGGTTCTTTAAGCTCTCCGCATTTCAAGACCGTCTGCTCGCGCTGTATGAAGAGCACCCCGAATTTGTTGAGCCTGATTTTCGTCTCAACGAGGTTCGCTCTTTTGTAGCCTCAGGCCTTCAGGACGTGTCTGTGTCCCGTACAAGTTTTGACTGGGGTATTCCGGTTCCCTTTGATGAGGGGCACGTTACCTATGTCTGGTTTGACGCGCTGCTCAACTACTATACGGCTATAGGATATGGCGACAGCTCTCCTGAAGCGGCGGCTTTACGCAAGCGTTTCTGGCCGGCGCAGATGCACATGGTGGGTAAAGATATCATCCGCTTCCATTGCGTTATCTGGCCCGCCATGCTCATGGCTCTGGGCGAGAGCGTGCCTGAGCGCGTGTTTGCCCACGGCTTTTTGAACGTGCGCAATTCCGAAACCGGCGCCTTGGAAAAGATGTCCAAATCGCGTGGGAATGCCATCGCACCTGAGGATGTCATTGAGCTTTTAGGCGTTGAAGGCTATCGCTACTACTTCATGACTGACGTTACGCCCGGCGAGGACTCCGGCATTTCCTTTGACCGCATGGAGCAGGTCTATAACGCTGACCTTGCAAACAGCTGGGGCAATCTGGTTTCCCGTTCGCTTAACATGAGCGACAAGTATTTTGAGGGAGCGACGCCTGACGTCAATGGAGCGGACGTTCCTCTCGACAACCCTCTGCGCGCCCGTGCCGAAGGTATCTATGAGCGTTACTTCGCTTGCATGGACCGTATGGATTACGTGGGCGCCAAGGACGTGGTCATGGAGCTCGTTCACGCAGCCAATCACTATATCGAAGACTCCGCACCATGGGTCGTGGCAAAGGATCCCGCGCGTGCAGGCGAACTCAAAGAAATCATCTACGCGTTGCTTGAGGCCATCCGTATCAGTGCCCATCTGCTCATGCCGTTCATGCCGCAAACCTCTGCCGAGGTGCTTCATCGGATGAGTCTTGGCGATGATGAAATCGCTTCCGACAACCTTGCAAGAGATTGCGCGTGGGGCGGGCTTGCCGGCGGCTTGCCGGTGAGCAAGGGAGCCGCGCTCTTTCCTCGCCTGACGTCCAAAAAATAA
- the rsmA gene encoding 16S rRNA (adenine(1518)-N(6)/adenine(1519)-N(6))-dimethyltransferase RsmA, which yields MSSAPKNVAREEMCHSGSCSGAGAVSWLADVRATRETLEAFGLATKYRLGQNFLINEQVIRKIINLAELSPDDVVLEVGPGLGTLTVALLDRARAVCSVEADRELERVLDATCKKDHQDSFALIMGDALAITPERVGSTCASLKVFADEKDALASARAKDVYIGPTKFVSNLPYQVAATLILQYFQEFSSLKRAVVMVQAEVADRIAAQPGTKAYGAYTAKLALYARVTSRFEVSPGNFMPPPRVNSAVVRLERTQATDPQTGEALDAGRLAQTAQVIDVAFAQRRKTIRNSMSASAFKKDTLEEGLLAAGIDPGVRAETLYPEDFVRLAAALAEGGSHE from the coding sequence GTGTCATCCGCTCCAAAAAACGTGGCGCGCGAGGAAATGTGCCACAGCGGGTCTTGTTCTGGGGCCGGCGCCGTCTCATGGCTTGCCGACGTTCGTGCGACGCGTGAGACGCTGGAAGCCTTCGGCCTTGCCACAAAATATCGCCTTGGTCAAAACTTTCTCATAAACGAGCAGGTTATTCGCAAGATTATCAACTTGGCTGAGCTTTCGCCTGATGATGTGGTTTTGGAAGTCGGTCCCGGCCTCGGGACGCTGACGGTGGCCCTTTTGGACCGGGCACGCGCCGTCTGTTCCGTTGAGGCTGATCGTGAGCTTGAGCGCGTATTGGACGCAACGTGCAAAAAGGATCATCAGGATTCCTTTGCTCTGATTATGGGAGATGCTCTTGCGATAACGCCTGAGAGGGTAGGCTCTACCTGCGCTTCATTGAAGGTCTTTGCGGACGAGAAGGACGCGCTTGCGTCCGCGCGTGCGAAAGATGTCTACATTGGTCCTACCAAGTTCGTCTCGAATTTACCCTATCAGGTGGCGGCAACCCTTATTCTTCAGTATTTTCAGGAGTTTTCTTCTCTTAAGAGGGCTGTGGTCATGGTGCAGGCTGAGGTCGCTGACCGCATTGCCGCGCAGCCGGGAACCAAGGCCTATGGCGCGTATACGGCGAAGCTTGCGTTGTACGCGCGTGTTACCAGCCGCTTTGAGGTAAGTCCGGGCAACTTTATGCCGCCTCCGCGTGTGAACTCCGCCGTGGTCCGCCTTGAGCGAACGCAGGCGACAGATCCACAAACGGGAGAGGCGCTTGACGCGGGTCGGCTTGCTCAGACGGCGCAAGTCATTGACGTCGCTTTTGCGCAGCGCAGGAAAACCATTCGCAATTCTATGAGCGCTTCAGCCTTCAAAAAAGATACACTTGAAGAAGGGCTTCTCGCCGCAGGCATAGACCCTGGTGTTCGCGCGGAAACGCTCTATCCCGAGGATTTTGTGCGCCTTGCCGCAGCGCTTGCAGAAGGAGGTTCGCATGAGTAG
- a CDS encoding TatD family hydrolase, which produces MSRKKPHLSMAEVDALTFEDGQLFHDARGRAFSAPSPLAPLADTHGHLGSLEEHDPGMALARAALAGVRLLVCPIDPAFAHEFPDTWNDPAALEVWFEKSIDAARRHLARFAELGLEPPTYTGAFEDVPELLENVHLIAGAHPYSAGEFDDVARNRLEQLLASKRAVGVGEIGLDFGPYCEVPEDVQVHAFREQLRIAHAHGLPVELHLRDGEGNTHAHDVALAVLTQEGVPEAGCDLHCFTDDFTVMEPFVSLGCYVAFGGAATFKRSEAIRAAALACPGSRILSETDAPYMAPEPLRGGECEPAMVAFSAELLATIRAEVGMASKQETYEAFWVNAVRLCGLDQ; this is translated from the coding sequence ATGAGTAGAAAGAAACCGCACCTGTCCATGGCTGAAGTTGACGCCTTGACATTTGAGGACGGCCAGCTTTTTCATGACGCTCGCGGACGTGCTTTTTCTGCGCCTTCTCCGCTGGCGCCACTGGCCGATACCCATGGACATCTTGGATCTTTGGAAGAACATGATCCGGGAATGGCGCTTGCCCGCGCGGCTCTTGCCGGCGTGCGGCTTTTGGTATGCCCCATTGACCCCGCGTTTGCGCATGAGTTTCCCGATACTTGGAACGATCCCGCCGCTCTTGAAGTGTGGTTTGAGAAGAGCATTGACGCGGCCCGCCGTCATCTTGCGCGCTTTGCAGAGCTCGGTCTTGAGCCTCCGACATACACGGGAGCCTTTGAAGACGTTCCGGAGCTTTTGGAGAATGTGCATCTTATCGCAGGCGCGCACCCGTATTCCGCCGGTGAGTTTGACGATGTTGCAAGGAATCGCCTCGAGCAGCTCCTTGCAAGCAAGCGCGCCGTTGGTGTCGGTGAGATAGGCCTTGATTTTGGGCCGTATTGCGAGGTTCCTGAAGACGTGCAGGTGCATGCCTTCCGTGAGCAGCTGCGCATTGCGCATGCACATGGACTTCCGGTTGAGCTGCATCTTCGTGACGGCGAGGGCAATACGCACGCTCATGACGTGGCGCTTGCGGTGCTTACGCAGGAGGGCGTTCCCGAGGCCGGTTGTGACTTGCATTGCTTTACCGATGACTTCACGGTCATGGAGCCTTTCGTGAGCCTCGGCTGTTATGTGGCGTTTGGCGGCGCCGCTACCTTCAAGCGCTCGGAAGCCATTCGCGCCGCGGCGCTCGCGTGTCCGGGTTCGCGTATCCTTTCGGAAACGGACGCGCCGTACATGGCGCCCGAGCCGTTGCGCGGAGGCGAGTGTGAACCTGCGATGGTGGCGTTTTCCGCGGAACTTCTCGCCACTATACGAGCCGAGGTCGGCATGGCTTCAAAGCAGGAAACGTACGAGGCGTTCTGGGTCAACGCCGTGCGTTTGTGCGGACTGGATCAATGA
- a CDS encoding response regulator transcription factor gives MMQKLLVVEDDQHIRDELVTLLQRNGYEAQALTSFVDVSEQIAQSSADLVLLDLNLPGVDGQQVCREVRRKSNIAIIVVTSRNSDLDELMTLSLGADDFVPKPYNAQILLMHIATVLRRTGAKAASAELTHRGVTLDTAACRVTASGCSAELTKNELRILAVLMRNAGSVVSRQRIQEELWQSDEFVDDNTLTVNISHLRQTLASIGVHEYVVTRRGLGYIVM, from the coding sequence ATGATGCAAAAACTTCTGGTAGTCGAAGACGACCAACATATCAGAGATGAACTGGTAACCCTGCTTCAGCGTAACGGCTACGAAGCGCAGGCGCTCACCTCCTTTGTAGACGTATCCGAACAGATTGCGCAATCCAGCGCGGATCTGGTGCTTTTAGACCTTAATTTGCCCGGCGTTGACGGACAACAGGTGTGCCGAGAAGTGCGTCGGAAAAGCAACATCGCCATCATCGTGGTTACCAGCAGAAATTCCGACCTCGATGAACTCATGACGCTTTCACTTGGTGCTGACGACTTTGTGCCAAAACCGTATAACGCCCAGATTTTGCTGATGCACATCGCAACCGTGCTTCGCCGGACGGGCGCTAAAGCGGCGTCGGCGGAACTTACGCACAGGGGAGTGACGCTTGACACGGCGGCGTGCCGCGTCACCGCTTCAGGATGCAGCGCCGAGCTTACCAAAAATGAGCTGCGGATACTTGCGGTTTTGATGCGGAACGCCGGCAGCGTGGTTTCACGTCAGCGTATCCAGGAAGAGCTGTGGCAGTCAGATGAGTTTGTCGATGACAACACCCTGACGGTAAACATCAGCCACCTGCGTCAAACGCTTGCGAGCATTGGCGTTCATGAGTATGTGGTGACGCGCCGCGGCCTTGGTTATATAGTCATGTAA
- a CDS encoding sensor histidine kinase yields the protein MNFFIYIKNRTIAVLAVFAMSVALYATLYVAGVDTFVIWYCICLVVIVALVGLIADYIHRRAFYRELSQNLTAMSEHAFLAPSMSAIPATYEEHLFHEALVAMSKSMMDRLAESKTASREYREYIEMWVHEIKTPISAAHLIAQNNPDAATDAMDVQLSKVESLVEQALFYARGTALDRDFSIRPVSLEKVVRVSLRTNARALIDAHVTPRLEHLACSVRTDPKWLSFIVSQLLINAAKYRREDLPLGASFVTVSAVQKEVSTGTRVTELIVADNGIGIPEQDLSRVFDKAFTGENGRRYAKSTGIGLYLVHQLCTKMGLSISVTSQVGAGTTFTITFRESMLDLLDA from the coding sequence ATGAATTTCTTCATATACATCAAGAATCGAACGATTGCCGTTCTGGCCGTTTTCGCTATGTCTGTGGCGCTCTACGCTACGCTGTATGTGGCTGGTGTTGATACGTTTGTTATTTGGTACTGCATCTGTCTGGTTGTCATCGTAGCGCTGGTAGGGCTTATCGCCGATTATATTCACCGCCGCGCTTTTTATCGTGAGCTTTCCCAAAACCTTACGGCGATGAGCGAGCACGCGTTTCTAGCGCCTTCGATGTCGGCTATTCCCGCCACCTATGAAGAGCACCTTTTTCATGAAGCGCTTGTCGCCATGTCAAAGTCCATGATGGATAGACTCGCGGAAAGCAAAACGGCCTCGCGAGAATACCGCGAATACATTGAAATGTGGGTACATGAAATCAAAACGCCCATCTCCGCGGCGCATCTGATAGCGCAGAATAATCCAGACGCTGCTACGGACGCTATGGACGTTCAGTTGTCCAAAGTTGAATCCCTTGTTGAGCAGGCTCTTTTTTATGCCCGTGGAACCGCGCTTGACCGCGACTTTTCTATCCGCCCCGTAAGCTTGGAGAAGGTAGTACGCGTCTCCCTTCGGACTAACGCGCGCGCCTTGATTGACGCGCATGTGACGCCGCGCCTTGAGCATCTCGCCTGTTCTGTCAGGACTGATCCGAAGTGGCTTTCATTTATCGTAAGCCAGCTGCTTATCAACGCAGCAAAATACAGGCGAGAAGATTTGCCCCTCGGAGCGTCATTCGTGACGGTGTCAGCCGTTCAAAAAGAAGTTTCTACCGGTACGCGCGTGACCGAACTGATTGTGGCGGATAACGGCATAGGCATTCCTGAACAAGATCTTTCCCGAGTTTTTGACAAGGCGTTTACCGGCGAGAATGGACGCCGATATGCCAAGTCTACCGGTATCGGCTTGTACCTGGTGCATCAGCTCTGCACGAAGATGGGACTTTCCATTTCTGTGACGTCTCAGGTGGGAGCAGGTACCACGTTTACGATTACCTTCAGGGAGAGCATGCTCGACTTGCTTGACGCTTGA
- a CDS encoding GNAT family N-acetyltransferase, giving the protein MELVVKRFCELNAEELYEILSLRAETFIAQQGIVYNDLDGLDRVATHLFYLDTPRDEDAHGEKNVAAYLRVIDSGVTHDGVAYPGPTIGRVCSRRKGYGIGGKLLRDTIAYVAENYDASTLFVEAQATSEVVYAREGFEAAAQPSETITHYGIEHHLMTLNLDQARRALGIDDVPVKIDASRVVIRPVYTDELPLLRRVSITTFIDTFLPFKTADDLADYVQKAYDLDVLKKELADPEGIFYFIEVDGRVAGYLKLSVGYAQTEAQRADSLEVQRIYLLPAYKSRGLGSQLMAFVLQQARLLGKTRAWLGVWGHNEPAKALYAKFDFKPFGHHTFVIGLDPQTDELWERDV; this is encoded by the coding sequence GTGGAGTTAGTAGTCAAACGGTTTTGTGAGCTCAACGCGGAGGAACTCTATGAAATCCTTTCGCTGCGTGCGGAAACCTTCATTGCGCAGCAAGGTATTGTCTACAATGACCTGGACGGTCTTGACCGTGTTGCCACGCATCTCTTCTATCTGGACACTCCGCGCGATGAAGACGCGCACGGCGAGAAAAACGTGGCCGCATACCTGAGAGTTATTGACTCCGGCGTCACTCATGACGGCGTCGCATACCCCGGCCCGACCATTGGCCGCGTATGTTCGCGCCGCAAAGGATATGGCATCGGTGGCAAGCTTTTGCGTGACACCATTGCGTATGTGGCGGAAAACTACGACGCTTCAACCCTCTTTGTCGAAGCTCAGGCTACCTCCGAAGTCGTCTACGCACGCGAGGGCTTTGAAGCTGCCGCTCAGCCCTCTGAAACCATCACGCACTATGGCATTGAGCATCACCTCATGACGCTCAACCTGGATCAAGCACGCAGAGCCCTCGGCATCGACGACGTTCCCGTCAAAATCGACGCTTCGCGCGTTGTCATCCGCCCTGTGTACACAGATGAGCTGCCGCTTTTGCGGCGCGTAAGCATCACTACATTTATTGATACGTTTCTTCCGTTCAAAACAGCCGATGATCTGGCCGATTATGTTCAGAAGGCTTACGATCTCGACGTGCTTAAAAAGGAATTGGCCGACCCCGAAGGCATCTTTTACTTTATCGAGGTGGACGGAAGGGTTGCGGGCTATCTGAAGCTCAGCGTTGGCTATGCTCAAACCGAGGCGCAGCGGGCGGATTCTCTGGAAGTTCAGCGCATCTACCTGCTGCCCGCATACAAAAGCCGGGGCCTGGGATCTCAGCTTATGGCTTTTGTCCTCCAACAGGCGCGCCTGCTGGGCAAGACGCGCGCCTGGCTTGGCGTATGGGGACACAACGAACCCGCGAAAGCTCTCTACGCCAAGTTCGACTTTAAGCCATTCGGTCACCACACCTTCGTCATAGGATTGGACCCGCAAACAGACGAACTCTGGGAACGAGACGTCTAG
- a CDS encoding ABC transporter ATP-binding protein, protein MQQTVQPTSSSVLPKFVLVCQNLEKYYGTRNNITKALDGINLSVQHGEFIAIMGPSGSGKTTLLNCISTIDQPTAGHIFIDDQEITSLHGRDLATFRRDRLGFIFQDANLLDTLTARENIALSLTIGHVGAKETLERVEKVTQRLEISGVLDKFPHEMSGGQRQRVAAARAIVTNPSLVLADEPTGSLDSKNARSLLESFEGMNRAGATIAMVTHDSFAASYAHRVVFIKDGRVFNEIVRGEKSRKQFFDEIMDVVSFLGGEGADVR, encoded by the coding sequence ATGCAGCAGACAGTTCAACCAACCTCCAGTTCCGTTTTACCAAAGTTTGTGCTGGTGTGTCAGAATCTTGAAAAGTATTACGGGACCAGAAACAACATTACCAAGGCGCTTGACGGCATCAATCTATCCGTTCAGCACGGCGAATTTATCGCCATCATGGGTCCGTCAGGATCCGGCAAGACGACGCTTTTGAATTGCATTTCCACTATCGATCAACCAACTGCGGGTCATATCTTCATTGATGATCAGGAGATTACCAGTCTGCACGGACGTGACCTCGCGACGTTTCGACGCGACCGGCTGGGCTTCATCTTTCAAGACGCCAACTTGCTGGATACGCTGACGGCTCGAGAGAACATTGCGCTGTCGCTGACTATCGGCCATGTGGGTGCCAAAGAGACATTGGAGCGTGTCGAGAAGGTTACCCAGCGTTTAGAAATTTCAGGGGTTCTGGACAAGTTTCCTCATGAGATGTCCGGCGGTCAGCGTCAGCGCGTTGCCGCGGCTCGCGCTATCGTCACCAATCCTTCTTTGGTGCTGGCGGATGAGCCGACGGGTTCTCTTGACTCAAAGAACGCCCGCTCCCTGCTTGAGAGTTTTGAAGGCATGAACCGCGCGGGCGCTACTATCGCGATGGTCACCCACGATTCTTTCGCGGCTTCTTATGCTCATCGCGTAGTCTTTATCAAAGATGGTCGCGTCTTCAATGAGATTGTCCGTGGCGAGAAGAGCCGCAAACAGTTCTTCGATGAGATTATGGACGTCGTTTCCTTCCTGGGAGGGGAGGGCGCTGATGTACGCTAA
- a CDS encoding ABC transporter permease produces the protein MYAKIALGNVRKSLRDFGVYFLTLTVGVALFYTFNSLTQQAVVLDLSSDNRSLVELLSNVISGVSVFLAVVLGFLVVYANRFLIRRRKHEFGVYFILGMTKQGVSKIIVLETLFVGVFALAAGLILGIFASQLMTYATARLFDVKIDRFTFVFSLQSLISTVVYFAVMFGVSLLFNVVTVSRYQLIDLINADKVSEHVKVRNLAVSVVLFIVSLVIIGVSYRLLQHNGMKQFDGEFLSATALVSVGTLLFFFSMSGFLLRFIQTRKSFYFQGLNPFTLRQFNSRVNTAWLSISLVCAMLFIAICGFCSGFSLVEAMNAQYRSITSVDAQLSMRVNYNMDPQSITTMDLNKIMRSRSAKWDDLVGSSTQIDAYTVKNPDGTVRLMFNLFAGLAGVDPDSVFAGYTNGSAGSIPMPIISASQYNRLRQLQGLPTIDFGTDGYLVLSTSGSDIKKFWETFSRGRSSLDLYGTTYRPVSGGYDTELKMSGNADFSMVGTLVVADGALPKGASLEQSVLFINYAQPGDAGEKIFREIRDTAFKDGIALGDENDSWGVLQISSSKELAAQAGGTTAVVTYLALYIGFVLLIACASVFALQQLSEATDNVRAYRVLAELGAQRSMVNRALFIQIGVYFLLPLIVACSHAFVALSIVTKIASLAGGIDIASTIATTIALVLAIYGGYFLLTYFTARSIIFRGNRRIS, from the coding sequence ATGTACGCTAAGATTGCTCTTGGTAATGTGCGCAAGTCCCTGCGGGACTTTGGTGTGTACTTTCTGACGCTGACGGTGGGCGTCGCGCTCTTCTACACGTTTAATTCTCTCACGCAGCAGGCTGTGGTTTTAGATTTGAGCTCAGATAATCGCTCCCTCGTAGAACTACTTTCAAACGTCATCTCTGGCGTATCGGTATTTCTCGCCGTAGTGCTGGGTTTTTTGGTGGTCTACGCCAATCGCTTTTTGATCCGTCGCCGCAAGCATGAGTTTGGCGTCTACTTCATACTTGGCATGACCAAACAGGGCGTCTCGAAAATTATTGTTTTAGAAACTCTGTTTGTAGGAGTATTTGCCCTTGCGGCTGGTCTCATCTTAGGAATTTTTGCTTCCCAACTTATGACGTACGCAACCGCGCGTCTCTTTGACGTGAAAATCGACCGCTTTACCTTTGTCTTTTCGTTGCAGTCGCTCATATCCACTGTTGTCTACTTTGCCGTCATGTTCGGCGTGTCACTTCTTTTTAACGTAGTAACGGTTTCGCGCTATCAGCTTATCGACCTTATCAATGCTGATAAGGTCAGCGAGCATGTAAAGGTTAGAAATCTTGCCGTATCTGTTGTCCTCTTTATTGTCTCGCTTGTGATCATCGGCGTTTCGTATCGTCTTTTACAGCATAACGGCATGAAACAATTCGATGGGGAATTCCTGAGCGCAACTGCTTTGGTCTCTGTGGGAACGCTGCTCTTTTTCTTCTCGATGTCAGGTTTTTTGCTCCGCTTCATTCAGACACGAAAGAGCTTCTATTTTCAGGGTTTGAATCCATTTACGCTGCGTCAGTTTAACAGCAGAGTTAACACGGCCTGGCTGTCCATTTCTCTCGTCTGCGCCATGCTCTTTATCGCCATCTGCGGTTTTTGTTCGGGCTTCTCGCTTGTTGAGGCAATGAATGCTCAGTATCGCTCTATCACCTCAGTAGACGCGCAGCTCTCTATGAGGGTGAACTATAATATGGATCCCCAGAGTATCACAACGATGGATCTGAACAAGATCATGCGATCTCGCTCTGCGAAGTGGGACGATCTGGTCGGAAGCTCCACCCAGATTGATGCCTATACCGTCAAAAATCCCGACGGCACTGTCAGGTTGATGTTCAACCTGTTTGCAGGGCTTGCCGGCGTTGACCCGGATTCCGTCTTTGCCGGATATACCAACGGCTCGGCTGGTTCCATCCCTATGCCAATCATTTCAGCCTCTCAGTACAATCGCTTGAGACAGCTGCAGGGCCTTCCGACCATCGATTTCGGTACTGACGGCTATCTCGTCTTGTCTACATCCGGTTCAGACATAAAAAAATTCTGGGAAACCTTCTCAAGGGGACGCTCGTCACTTGATTTGTACGGTACTACCTATCGTCCTGTTTCAGGCGGTTATGACACTGAACTAAAGATGTCCGGAAATGCCGATTTTTCCATGGTAGGAACTTTGGTCGTTGCTGACGGGGCTTTACCAAAAGGAGCGTCTCTTGAGCAATCAGTGCTCTTCATCAACTATGCGCAGCCGGGAGACGCCGGTGAGAAGATCTTCCGAGAAATACGAGATACCGCTTTTAAGGATGGCATCGCTCTTGGCGATGAAAACGACAGCTGGGGTGTGCTTCAGATTTCTTCAAGTAAAGAATTAGCCGCCCAAGCCGGTGGTACTACGGCAGTCGTGACCTATCTTGCTCTGTATATCGGCTTCGTGTTGCTCATTGCCTGCGCTTCAGTATTCGCGCTTCAGCAACTCTCAGAGGCAACGGATAACGTCCGCGCCTATCGGGTTTTAGCGGAGCTCGGCGCGCAGAGAAGCATGGTGAACCGGGCGCTCTTTATCCAGATTGGCGTCTATTTCTTGCTGCCGCTTATCGTCGCATGCTCCCACGCGTTCGTAGCGCTTTCGATAGTCACAAAGATTGCATCTCTTGCGGGCGGCATTGATATCGCGTCCACGATAGCTACGACCATAGCGCTGGTGCTTGCAATTTACGGTGGCTACTTTTTGCTCACTTATTTCACGGCAAGAAGCATCATTTTCAGAGGCAATCGCCGTATCAGTTAA
- a CDS encoding PTS glucose transporter subunit IIA, whose product MSLWSKVKNVFVSVNDDETPQKATFATREDTVYAPCSGVLMSVQEVHDEVISSGLFGEGYGILPVGLDCIYAPCDARVTATNVTNHSIGLTTEGGIEILIHIGVDTVKMNGKGFRRFVHVNDDVKAGAPLIAFDSLGIESAGYENVVVITITNADEFSRIDLVGESGTLVGGRPLVKLGDPILHVSR is encoded by the coding sequence ATGAGTCTTTGGTCTAAGGTCAAAAACGTATTCGTGTCCGTCAATGATGACGAGACGCCGCAAAAGGCTACGTTCGCTACGCGTGAAGATACCGTATACGCTCCTTGTTCTGGCGTGCTGATGAGCGTGCAAGAGGTTCATGACGAGGTAATTTCCAGCGGTCTTTTTGGCGAGGGGTACGGCATTTTACCTGTGGGTCTTGACTGCATTTACGCTCCCTGTGATGCTCGCGTGACGGCTACTAACGTAACAAACCACTCAATTGGCTTGACCACCGAGGGTGGCATTGAAATTCTGATTCACATCGGCGTTGACACCGTCAAAATGAACGGCAAGGGTTTCAGGCGTTTTGTGCATGTGAATGACGATGTTAAAGCGGGCGCGCCACTCATCGCGTTTGATTCGCTTGGTATTGAGTCCGCCGGATACGAGAATGTGGTAGTCATTACGATTACCAATGCGGACGAGTTTAGCCGTATTGATCTGGTGGGAGAGTCGGGTACGTTGGTGGGCGGCCGTCCGTTGGTCAAGCTCGGCGATCCGATTCTGCACGTTTCACGCTAA